One genomic segment of Vibrio quintilis includes these proteins:
- the ihfB gene encoding integration host factor subunit beta, with product MTKSELIERLCAEQTHLSAKEIEDAVKDILEHMASSLEQGDRIEIRGFGSFSLHYREPRIGRNPKTGDKVELEGKYVPHFKPGKELRERVNSNL from the coding sequence ATGACAAAGTCTGAATTGATTGAAAGATTATGTGCAGAGCAAACTCACTTGTCCGCAAAAGAGATTGAAGATGCAGTGAAGGATATTCTGGAACACATGGCTTCTTCGTTAGAACAAGGCGATAGAATAGAAATTCGAGGCTTTGGCAGTTTCTCTTTACACTATCGTGAACCACGTATCGGACGAAATCCAAAAACTGGAGATAAGGTTGAACTTGAGGGTAAATATGTACCTCATTTTAAACCTGGAAAAGAGCTTCGAGAACGTGTGAACAGCAACCTGTAA
- the rpsA gene encoding 30S ribosomal protein S1 produces MTESFAQLFEEFLSETEFQAGTIVKGTVVAIENGFVLVDAGLKSESAIPAEQFKNASGELEVEVGSEVDVALDAVEDGFGETQLSREKAKRHEAWIVLEKAYEEAETVVGVINGKVKGGFTVELNGIRAFLPGSLVDVRPIRDTTHLENKELEFKVIKLDQKRNNVVVSRRAVIESENSVERDELLETLQEGTEVKGIVKNLTDYGAFVDLGGVDGLLHITDMAWKRVKHPSEIVNVGDEILVKVLKFDRDRTRVSLGLKQLGEDPWVAIAKRYPEGHKLSGRVTNLTDYGCFVEIEEGVEGLVHVSEMDWTNKNIHPSKVVNVGDEVEVMVLDIDEERRRISLGLKQCKANPWQEFAEGQTKGDKVTGKIKSITDFGIFIGLEGGIDGLVHLSDISWNVPGEEAVREYKKGDEISAVVLAVDAERERISLGVKQMESDPFNAYVSENKKGALVNGTVTAVDAKGATIELEDGVEGYIRASEVSRDRVEDASLVLNVGDSLEAKFTGVDRKNRVINLSIKAKDEAEEQEAMASLNKQDESSFGSAMADAFKAAKGE; encoded by the coding sequence ATGACTGAATCTTTTGCTCAACTCTTTGAAGAGTTTCTAAGTGAGACTGAGTTCCAGGCCGGTACTATTGTTAAAGGTACTGTTGTCGCTATTGAAAATGGCTTTGTTCTTGTAGACGCTGGATTGAAATCTGAATCGGCTATCCCTGCAGAACAATTTAAAAATGCATCTGGCGAACTTGAAGTTGAAGTTGGCTCTGAAGTCGATGTTGCACTTGATGCCGTAGAAGATGGCTTTGGTGAAACTCAGCTTTCTCGTGAGAAAGCAAAACGCCATGAAGCTTGGATTGTTCTTGAGAAAGCCTATGAAGAAGCAGAAACTGTTGTTGGTGTTATCAACGGAAAAGTTAAAGGTGGCTTTACTGTTGAACTGAATGGTATCCGTGCTTTCCTTCCTGGTTCTCTTGTAGACGTACGTCCTATTCGTGATACAACTCATTTAGAAAACAAAGAGCTCGAGTTTAAAGTAATTAAACTTGATCAAAAGCGTAATAATGTTGTTGTATCTCGTCGTGCTGTTATCGAATCAGAAAACAGTGTTGAGCGTGATGAGCTTCTTGAAACTCTCCAAGAAGGTACTGAAGTTAAAGGTATTGTTAAGAACCTGACTGATTACGGTGCATTCGTAGATTTAGGCGGTGTTGATGGCCTGCTTCACATCACTGATATGGCGTGGAAACGTGTTAAACATCCATCTGAAATCGTGAATGTTGGTGATGAAATTTTAGTGAAGGTACTGAAGTTTGATCGTGACCGTACTCGTGTTTCTCTGGGCCTGAAGCAATTAGGCGAAGATCCATGGGTAGCTATTGCTAAGCGTTACCCTGAAGGGCATAAACTTTCGGGTCGTGTCACTAACCTGACTGATTACGGCTGTTTCGTTGAAATCGAAGAAGGCGTAGAAGGTTTGGTTCACGTTTCAGAAATGGATTGGACGAATAAGAACATTCACCCTTCAAAAGTTGTGAATGTTGGCGATGAAGTTGAAGTCATGGTTCTTGATATTGATGAAGAACGTCGTCGTATTTCTCTTGGTCTGAAGCAATGTAAAGCTAATCCTTGGCAAGAATTTGCTGAAGGTCAGACTAAAGGTGACAAAGTAACTGGTAAGATCAAGTCTATTACTGACTTTGGTATCTTTATTGGTCTTGAAGGCGGCATTGATGGTCTTGTTCACCTGTCTGATATTTCCTGGAATGTCCCTGGAGAAGAAGCTGTCCGTGAATACAAGAAAGGTGATGAAATCTCAGCTGTTGTACTTGCAGTTGATGCTGAGCGTGAGCGCATCTCTCTTGGTGTTAAGCAGATGGAAAGTGATCCATTTAACGCATATGTATCTGAAAACAAAAAAGGTGCATTAGTCAATGGTACTGTAACTGCAGTTGATGCGAAAGGTGCTACAATTGAACTAGAAGATGGCGTTGAAGGTTACATTCGTGCTTCTGAAGTATCCCGTGACCGTGTTGAAGACGCGTCTCTTGTTTTGAATGTGGGTGATAGTCTTGAAGCGAAATTTACTGGTGTTGACCGTAAGAATCGTGTAATTAACCTTTCAATCAAAGCAAAAGATGAAGCAGAAGAGCAAGAAGCAATGGCTTCACTGAACAAGCAAGATGAATCTTCGTTTGGTAGTGCAATGGCTGATGCATTTAAGGCTGCTAAAGGCGAATAA
- a CDS encoding LapA family protein, producing MRIIKILSIIVLFLIALALGAQNQETVTFNYLIAKGDFHLSWLMGVIFVVGFIIAWFIFGSLHLKSRLQVRKLNKQLKQYENKSLDTKNNIG from the coding sequence ATGAGAATTATAAAAATATTATCTATCATTGTTCTTTTCCTCATTGCACTTGCCCTGGGAGCCCAAAATCAGGAGACGGTGACCTTTAATTATTTAATAGCTAAGGGTGACTTTCACTTATCTTGGTTGATGGGAGTTATCTTTGTCGTGGGCTTTATCATCGCCTGGTTCATTTTCGGAAGTTTACATCTTAAGTCCAGATTGCAGGTCAGAAAGTTGAACAAACAGTTAAAGCAGTATGAAAATAAGAGTCTGGACACTAAAAATAATATTGGATAG
- the ppiD gene encoding peptidylprolyl isomerase translates to MMDRLREGVNSIAIKIILGVIILSFVFAGVSSYLVSGKNNSAAKVGDTKISRVAFDKAYQTERNRMQSQLGDYFSNMISDPGYVASFKRSVLEKMVNDVLIKQYAQSLGLRISDSHIRQTILDIPQFKSDGKFNQETYQSLLRANGFTPDSFAEQMRSDMLKSQIIDAIQTSEFSLESEVTAQASLFSQKRDIRTAVMRVDDYAKKVKLSDDEINEYYKTHQNDFMRPEQFKVSYIELSAKKLKAKIKVSDEESRKYYQDHQDQYSTQEQLKVSHILVKDKNEAEDILKQLKAGKNFSALAKDKSQDPGSAKQGGQLDWFEHGVMDPAFEKAAFALKKIGGLSDVVKSTFGYHIIRLDGMKPSVVKPFDEVKSDIASTLSDEKAADSFYKLQSELEKVAFESPDSLDDAAKVIDSKAQTTDFVSINELPKVISSSKVKDALMNNPEVKDEGLNSSVIEIAPEDVVVVRVEEVRPEQVLALDKVHDKVVAKLSRIKGEQEASSVAQKLLASLQQGDQSLLKKNQLAFGKSSSIDRSSPLSHAVFAMKKPENGGVVYGQTKDQNGDIVFVELIKVTTEVNEQFSKSLAAQMVRSGSQQDMKDLLEVLRSNTDIEYYLTAQ, encoded by the coding sequence ATGATGGATCGGTTACGCGAAGGTGTGAATAGCATCGCGATTAAGATTATCCTTGGAGTTATTATTCTTTCATTTGTTTTTGCTGGCGTGAGTAGCTATCTCGTTAGTGGAAAGAATAATTCTGCTGCCAAAGTTGGCGATACAAAAATTAGCCGGGTTGCATTTGATAAAGCCTATCAGACTGAACGTAATCGAATGCAGTCGCAACTGGGTGATTATTTCTCAAATATGATCTCAGATCCTGGTTATGTGGCGTCATTTAAACGCTCTGTATTAGAAAAAATGGTTAATGATGTCCTGATCAAGCAGTATGCCCAGTCATTGGGGCTGAGAATTAGTGATAGCCATATTCGGCAGACTATACTTGATATTCCTCAGTTTAAGTCAGATGGCAAGTTTAATCAGGAAACATATCAATCACTTCTGCGTGCTAACGGATTTACGCCTGACTCTTTTGCTGAGCAGATGCGCAGTGATATGTTAAAAAGTCAAATTATCGATGCAATTCAGACAAGTGAATTTTCTTTGGAGAGTGAAGTGACTGCTCAGGCTTCGCTTTTTTCTCAAAAGAGAGACATCCGTACTGCGGTTATGCGTGTGGATGATTATGCTAAGAAAGTTAAATTAAGCGATGATGAAATTAATGAGTATTACAAAACTCATCAAAATGATTTCATGCGTCCAGAACAATTTAAGGTTTCTTATATCGAATTATCAGCAAAGAAACTTAAAGCAAAAATCAAAGTTTCTGATGAAGAATCCCGGAAATATTATCAGGATCATCAAGATCAATACTCAACACAGGAACAACTGAAAGTCAGTCACATCTTGGTGAAGGATAAAAACGAAGCTGAAGACATTCTCAAGCAGTTAAAAGCGGGAAAAAATTTTTCTGCATTAGCTAAAGATAAATCTCAGGATCCAGGTAGTGCAAAACAGGGCGGGCAGTTAGATTGGTTCGAACATGGTGTTATGGACCCGGCATTTGAAAAAGCCGCATTTGCTCTAAAGAAAATTGGTGGATTATCTGATGTTGTCAAGTCAACATTTGGTTATCACATTATTCGTCTGGATGGTATGAAGCCATCGGTGGTAAAACCATTTGATGAAGTTAAATCTGACATTGCTTCAACCCTGAGCGATGAGAAGGCCGCTGATAGTTTTTACAAGCTACAAAGTGAGTTAGAAAAAGTTGCATTTGAAAGTCCGGACTCTTTAGATGATGCTGCGAAGGTGATTGACTCTAAAGCTCAGACGACAGACTTTGTTTCTATAAATGAATTACCAAAAGTAATTAGCTCTTCTAAAGTAAAAGATGCCTTGATGAATAATCCTGAAGTTAAAGATGAAGGGCTTAATTCATCTGTGATTGAAATTGCACCTGAAGATGTTGTTGTTGTCCGGGTTGAAGAAGTTCGGCCAGAACAAGTGCTTGCTTTAGATAAAGTTCATGACAAAGTTGTTGCTAAACTGTCTCGTATCAAGGGCGAGCAGGAAGCTTCTTCAGTTGCTCAGAAACTACTGGCATCTTTACAGCAGGGTGATCAGTCCCTACTGAAAAAAAATCAGCTTGCTTTTGGTAAATCATCATCAATCGACAGGAGCTCTCCGCTATCTCATGCCGTATTTGCAATGAAAAAACCTGAAAATGGTGGTGTTGTTTATGGACAAACGAAAGATCAGAATGGTGATATTGTTTTCGTTGAACTGATAAAAGTTACGACAGAAGTCAATGAGCAGTTCAGTAAAAGCTTAGCAGCTCAGATGGTTCGGTCCGGAAGCCAGCAAGATATGAAAGATCTATTAGAAGTATTACGTTCTAATACAGATATCGAATATTATCTTACTGCTCAGTAG
- a CDS encoding ComEA family DNA-binding protein — MLKNLLIIFFALYLPCQVSYAQSSTEGETVGQSELLAVDVNTASAEEMAAIFKGIGLKKAQAIVDYRNEHGSFKSAQELTNVKGIGLSLLERNSDYIHLQ, encoded by the coding sequence ATGTTAAAAAATTTATTGATTATCTTTTTTGCTCTGTACCTGCCTTGTCAAGTGTCATATGCCCAATCTTCAACAGAGGGCGAAACTGTTGGGCAGTCTGAGTTGTTAGCTGTGGATGTGAACACCGCATCCGCGGAAGAAATGGCTGCTATATTTAAAGGAATAGGATTAAAAAAAGCTCAGGCAATTGTTGATTACAGAAATGAACATGGCTCATTTAAATCTGCTCAAGAGCTGACCAATGTCAAAGGCATTGGATTATCTTTGCTTGAAAGAAACAGCGATTATATTCATTTACAGTAA
- the lrp gene encoding leucine-responsive transcriptional regulator Lrp — translation MADNYKKPSKDLDRIDRNILNELQRDGRISNVELSKRVGLSPTPCLERVRRLERQNYIMGYTALLNPQYLDASLLVFVEITLNRGAPDVFEQFNNAVQKLDDIQECHLVSGDFDYLLKTRVSDMGAYRKLLGDTLLRLPGVNDTRTYVVMEEVKQTNQLVIKTR, via the coding sequence ATGGCAGACAACTATAAAAAGCCATCTAAGGATTTAGATCGTATTGATCGCAATATTTTGAATGAACTACAGCGAGACGGAAGAATTTCGAACGTTGAGTTATCGAAAAGAGTCGGTTTGTCTCCAACGCCGTGTCTTGAGAGGGTCAGGCGTCTCGAACGACAAAACTATATTATGGGTTATACCGCGCTGTTAAACCCACAGTATCTTGATGCGTCTTTGCTGGTTTTTGTGGAAATTACTTTAAATCGTGGTGCCCCGGATGTCTTTGAGCAGTTCAATAATGCTGTTCAGAAACTGGATGATATTCAGGAATGTCATCTGGTGTCAGGTGATTTTGACTATTTGCTTAAAACCCGGGTATCTGATATGGGCGCATACCGTAAATTATTGGGTGACACACTGCTTCGTTTGCCTGGTGTCAACGACACCCGAACTTATGTGGTCATGGAAGAAGTGAAACAGACCAATCAATTGGTGATAAAAACAAGATAA
- the miaE gene encoding tRNA isopentenyl-2-thiomethyl-A-37 hydroxylase MiaE, with amino-acid sequence MLSNLEISSILQPIQTFLQCDTPKEWLAKAQKPENLAIILTDHLLCELKAGQSAMLLVKKYAADKSSALFLQDWLKPYEEFAYKNIGNIETLKDKNNFSKSIIVKSDSSYSQQLIDKMVLLIKEELHHFYQVLEIMALKGIQYQSVPASRYAKGMFSHVKTYEPDTLVDKLIIGAYIEARSCERFARLAPYMDADISSFYVSLLRSEARHFQDYLNLAQSITQKDISTRIQEFGQIEAELISSPDQDFKFHSGLPE; translated from the coding sequence ATGTTAAGCAATTTAGAAATTTCCTCGATACTGCAGCCAATACAGACATTTCTCCAGTGTGACACACCAAAAGAATGGCTTGCCAAAGCCCAAAAACCAGAAAATCTGGCTATCATTTTAACAGACCACCTCCTTTGTGAGTTAAAGGCTGGTCAATCAGCAATGCTTCTGGTTAAAAAATATGCAGCCGACAAAAGTAGTGCCTTGTTTTTACAGGATTGGCTCAAACCCTATGAAGAATTTGCTTATAAAAACATTGGGAATATAGAAACCTTAAAAGATAAAAATAACTTTTCAAAGAGTATCATCGTCAAATCTGATTCTTCATACAGCCAACAGCTTATTGATAAAATGGTATTACTGATTAAAGAAGAACTGCACCATTTCTATCAGGTACTTGAAATCATGGCGCTGAAAGGAATTCAGTACCAAAGTGTTCCTGCGAGCAGATATGCAAAAGGCATGTTTTCTCATGTTAAAACGTATGAACCAGATACATTAGTGGATAAACTGATCATCGGCGCTTATATCGAAGCTCGTTCGTGCGAGCGATTTGCCAGATTAGCACCATATATGGATGCTGATATATCCAGCTTCTATGTTTCTCTGCTTCGTTCAGAAGCAAGGCATTTTCAGGATTATCTTAATCTGGCACAGTCAATCACACAGAAAGACATCTCAACCCGAATACAAGAATTTGGTCAGATTGAAGCTGAATTAATCTCAAGCCCTGATCAAGATTTTAAGTTTCATAGTGGTTTACCTGAATAA
- a CDS encoding DNA repair protein, translating to MSIGLIITLVGLLLFLVLGYNMMLQYKIKVDAAKKHESARYIAIIDATEELISNAHHIPFSKALLVCLNNRILDALQSMHELDPKNKPLSQRVQDMQRQVKHLKENHPDKDSTPFKVPSSDKQAIVMLKLVKRLRDTIRTEHNKGRLDTQSYVNENARLETMQIRINIENVIKRAKDSINRGQAGTATQLLKKGIDVLSARNDTYSVQAKGKLQDMLEELENKRQKTRAAEQQMQNENERDNDIDALFGEKKKW from the coding sequence ATGAGTATTGGATTAATCATCACCTTGGTTGGATTATTACTGTTTTTAGTACTCGGCTATAACATGATGCTGCAGTACAAGATTAAAGTTGATGCAGCTAAAAAACACGAATCGGCTCGTTATATCGCAATAATCGATGCAACTGAAGAACTTATAAGCAATGCACACCATATCCCTTTTAGTAAAGCTCTTTTAGTGTGCCTCAATAACAGAATATTGGATGCCCTCCAAAGTATGCATGAGCTGGATCCTAAGAATAAACCCTTATCTCAGAGGGTTCAGGATATGCAGAGACAGGTTAAGCACCTGAAAGAGAATCATCCCGATAAAGACAGTACTCCTTTCAAAGTTCCGTCGAGTGATAAACAGGCGATTGTCATGTTGAAACTTGTAAAACGTTTAAGAGACACTATTCGCACGGAACATAATAAAGGCCGGCTTGATACCCAGTCGTATGTGAACGAAAATGCCCGTTTGGAAACAATGCAAATACGTATCAATATTGAAAACGTAATCAAACGGGCTAAAGATTCAATTAACAGGGGTCAGGCGGGCACTGCAACTCAGTTGCTTAAAAAAGGAATTGATGTGCTCAGTGCAAGGAATGACACTTATTCTGTACAGGCTAAGGGAAAGCTTCAGGATATGCTTGAAGAACTGGAAAACAAGCGCCAGAAAACCCGAGCTGCCGAGCAGCAAATGCAGAATGAAAACGAACGAGACAATGATATTGATGCATTGTTTGGTGAAAAGAAAAAATGGTAA
- the lapB gene encoding lipopolysaccharide assembly protein LapB, producing MLEILFLLLPIAAAYGWYMGHRSAQQDKQKQSHQISRQYVAGLNLLLSDQSDKAVDHFIELLQVDDETIDTHLALGNLFRSRGEVDRAIRIHQNLISRSGLTIEQKNLALQQLAKDYMVAGFLDRAERIFEQLLDEPEHRESALLQLTSIYQQTREWIKAIDCAHALVRLGRKKMRSSIAHFWCELASDAYALRDEVKAVQLYRKALSEDPQCVRASIELGKLYLEKEDYKQTIHYMENVLEQDADFVGEILSTLADCYHHLGQEQELIQFLKRCINAHAGASSELMLAQLVAHHEGTGAALDLLTKQLAKNPTMKGFYRLMDYHLAEAEEGRAKESLSALQSMVGEQMRIKPDYRCRKCGFSSHSLYWYCPSCKSWGKVKPIRGLDGE from the coding sequence ATGTTAGAAATACTCTTCCTGCTATTGCCCATTGCTGCCGCATATGGTTGGTATATGGGGCATCGTAGTGCTCAGCAAGATAAGCAGAAACAGTCACACCAAATTTCTCGTCAATATGTTGCGGGTTTAAATCTGTTACTTTCTGATCAATCTGATAAGGCAGTCGATCATTTTATTGAGTTGCTTCAGGTTGATGATGAAACAATTGATACGCATTTAGCTCTTGGGAACTTATTTCGTTCCAGGGGGGAAGTTGATCGGGCTATTCGTATTCACCAAAATTTGATTTCTCGTTCAGGGCTCACGATTGAACAAAAGAATCTGGCACTTCAACAGCTGGCTAAAGATTACATGGTTGCTGGTTTCTTAGATAGGGCTGAGCGAATATTTGAACAGTTGTTAGATGAGCCTGAGCACCGAGAGTCAGCGTTACTCCAATTGACTTCTATTTACCAGCAAACCCGGGAATGGATAAAAGCTATTGATTGTGCTCATGCTTTAGTCAGGCTTGGAAGAAAAAAAATGCGAAGCAGTATTGCTCATTTTTGGTGTGAATTAGCTTCAGATGCTTATGCTTTAAGAGATGAGGTGAAAGCGGTTCAGCTCTATAGAAAAGCTTTATCTGAAGACCCACAGTGTGTCAGAGCCAGTATTGAGTTAGGTAAGCTATATCTGGAAAAAGAAGATTATAAGCAGACGATTCATTATATGGAGAATGTTCTTGAACAAGATGCTGACTTTGTGGGTGAAATTTTATCTACTCTTGCTGATTGTTATCATCACCTTGGGCAAGAACAAGAATTAATTCAATTTTTAAAGCGTTGTATAAATGCTCATGCGGGTGCTTCTTCAGAATTGATGTTGGCCCAGTTGGTTGCTCACCATGAAGGGACTGGGGCTGCTTTGGATTTATTAACAAAACAGCTGGCGAAGAACCCAACAATGAAAGGGTTTTATCGTTTGATGGATTACCATCTGGCTGAAGCTGAGGAAGGACGGGCGAAAGAAAGTCTCTCAGCTCTTCAGAGTATGGTTGGTGAGCAAATGAGAATTAAACCTGATTATCGCTGTAGAAAGTGTGGGTTTTCTTCTCATTCTTTATATTGGTATTGCCCTTCCTGCAAGAGCTGGGGAAAGGTGAAACCTATTCGTGGTTTGGATGGAGAGTAA
- the cmk gene encoding (d)CMP kinase, which yields MSFDAPVITVDGPSGAGKGTLCMMLAKKLGFELLDSGALYRVLALAAIHHGVDTESETALVPLATHLDVEFIADGDLVKVFLEGEDVSHELRKEDTGMAASRIAALPRVREALLRRQRSFANNKGLVADGRDMGTIVFPDAKVKIFLDASAEERAKRRFNQLQNKGLDVKFDDLLSEIKVRDERDRNRLVAPLKPADDALIVDSTSMDVVQVFDISMQYIKSELVTDIE from the coding sequence ATGTCCTTTGATGCACCAGTAATAACTGTAGATGGACCAAGTGGAGCCGGAAAGGGCACACTATGCATGATGTTGGCTAAAAAGCTTGGCTTTGAACTTCTGGATTCGGGGGCTTTATACCGTGTTCTTGCATTAGCTGCGATCCATCATGGTGTTGATACTGAGTCAGAGACAGCTCTTGTTCCGTTAGCGACTCATCTTGATGTTGAATTTATTGCCGATGGGGATTTGGTGAAAGTATTCTTAGAAGGCGAGGATGTTTCCCATGAATTACGTAAAGAAGACACTGGAATGGCAGCTTCCAGAATTGCAGCTTTGCCACGAGTCAGGGAAGCCTTGTTAAGACGTCAGCGATCTTTTGCCAACAACAAAGGTCTGGTTGCTGATGGCCGGGATATGGGGACGATTGTTTTTCCAGATGCCAAAGTGAAAATATTTTTAGACGCAAGTGCCGAAGAACGTGCAAAAAGACGTTTTAATCAGTTGCAAAATAAAGGTCTGGATGTTAAATTCGATGATCTTTTAAGCGAAATAAAAGTGCGTGATGAGCGAGACAGAAATCGACTTGTTGCGCCGTTAAAACCGGCAGATGACGCATTGATTGTTGATTCAACATCGATGGACGTTGTGCAGGTTTTTGATATATCTATGCAATATATAAAATCTGAACTGGTTACGGATATCGAATGA
- a CDS encoding HU family DNA-binding protein, with the protein MNKTQLVEQIASNADISKAAAGRALDAFIEAVGTALQSDDQVALVGFGTFSVRTRAARTGRNPKTGEEIQIAEAKVPSFKAGKALKDACN; encoded by the coding sequence GTGAATAAAACTCAGTTAGTAGAACAAATTGCATCAAATGCAGATATTTCTAAAGCAGCCGCAGGACGTGCACTTGATGCATTCATTGAGGCGGTTGGTACAGCGTTACAATCTGATGATCAAGTTGCCCTTGTAGGTTTTGGGACCTTCAGTGTGCGTACCCGTGCCGCTCGTACTGGCCGTAATCCAAAAACGGGCGAAGAAATTCAAATTGCAGAAGCGAAAGTACCTTCTTTTAAAGCTGGAAAAGCGTTAAAAGATGCGTGTAATTAA
- the pyrF gene encoding orotidine-5'-phosphate decarboxylase, protein MNDPKVIVALDYNNQSEALRFVDRIDPTSCRLKVGKEMFTLFGPDFVRQLHQRDFSVFLDLKFHDIPNTCSKAVKAAADLGVWMVNVHASGGEQMMTAAREALVSYGDDKPLLIGVTVLTSMSQSDLKSIGVDVTLQEHVSRLAKLTKNSGLDGIVCSAQEANYLKSEFGEKFKLVTPGIRPAGSDKGDQKRVMTPQEAIQAGSDYLVIGRPITQAKEPSVVLSQINASLV, encoded by the coding sequence ATGAACGACCCAAAAGTGATTGTGGCGTTAGATTATAATAATCAGTCTGAGGCACTTCGTTTTGTCGATAGGATTGATCCAACAAGTTGTCGTTTGAAAGTTGGAAAGGAGATGTTTACGCTGTTTGGGCCTGATTTTGTTCGTCAATTGCACCAACGTGACTTTTCTGTATTTTTAGACTTAAAGTTTCATGATATTCCGAATACCTGTTCAAAGGCAGTCAAGGCCGCAGCTGACCTTGGCGTATGGATGGTGAATGTTCATGCGAGTGGTGGTGAGCAGATGATGACTGCAGCCCGTGAAGCTTTAGTTTCTTATGGAGATGATAAACCTTTATTGATTGGTGTGACAGTTCTGACAAGTATGTCTCAATCAGACCTGAAAAGTATTGGTGTGGATGTAACACTTCAGGAACATGTTTCCAGATTAGCTAAGCTAACAAAAAATTCGGGTTTAGATGGTATTGTTTGCTCAGCACAGGAAGCAAACTATCTGAAATCAGAATTTGGCGAAAAGTTTAAACTGGTTACACCCGGAATCAGACCAGCAGGCTCTGACAAAGGTGATCAAAAACGTGTAATGACACCGCAAGAAGCGATACAGGCCGGCTCTGATTATCTGGTTATCGGGCGCCCAATTACTCAAGCGAAAGAGCCATCAGTTGTTCTTTCTCAAATTAATGCTTCACTCGTTTAA
- the cysB gene encoding HTH-type transcriptional regulator CysB, which yields MKLQQLKYIVEVVNHSLNVSATAESLYTSQPGISKQVRLLEDELGIQIFERSGKHLTQLTGAGEEIVKIAQEILSRVESIKAVAGEHTNPEMGTLNISTTHTQARYALPEVIKGFTARYPKVSLHMHQGTPSQMSEAVSKGIANFAIATEALHLYQDAIMLPCYHWNRSIVVPKGHPLASKATITIEELSTYPLVTYVFGFTGRSELDMAFNQVGRVPRVVFTATDADVIKTYVRIGVGVGVIASMAFDEEQDTDLVAIDASHLFGSSTTSIGFRRGTFLRSYMYDFMERFASHLTRPVVEQAIALKSNQEIEEMFKDINLPVR from the coding sequence ATGAAATTGCAGCAATTAAAATATATTGTTGAGGTTGTTAATCATAGCCTGAACGTGTCTGCAACTGCTGAAAGTTTGTATACATCTCAACCTGGAATAAGTAAACAGGTCCGCTTGCTGGAGGATGAGCTGGGTATTCAAATTTTTGAGCGAAGCGGAAAACATCTGACTCAGTTGACCGGAGCAGGGGAAGAAATTGTTAAAATTGCTCAGGAAATACTATCCCGGGTTGAAAGTATTAAAGCAGTTGCAGGAGAGCATACTAATCCTGAAATGGGCACGCTGAATATATCCACGACACATACTCAGGCGCGCTATGCGCTTCCTGAGGTGATTAAAGGTTTTACGGCACGTTATCCTAAAGTCTCCCTTCACATGCACCAGGGAACTCCCAGTCAGATGTCTGAAGCTGTGTCGAAAGGGATTGCGAATTTTGCAATTGCGACTGAGGCCCTGCATTTATATCAAGACGCAATTATGCTTCCTTGTTATCACTGGAATCGCTCTATTGTCGTACCGAAAGGCCATCCTTTGGCTTCAAAGGCTACAATTACTATTGAAGAACTTTCGACTTATCCGCTGGTTACTTATGTATTCGGGTTTACTGGTCGTTCAGAGCTGGATATGGCCTTTAATCAGGTTGGCCGGGTACCTCGGGTTGTTTTCACAGCGACAGATGCCGATGTGATTAAGACATATGTTCGTATTGGTGTGGGTGTAGGGGTGATCGCCAGTATGGCTTTTGACGAGGAACAGGATACTGACCTGGTCGCAATTGATGCCAGCCATTTGTTTGGTTCAAGTACCACAAGTATCGGATTTCGCAGAGGTACTTTCCTTCGATCTTATATGTATGATTTCATGGAGAGGTTTGCTTCTCATTTAACGCGTCCGGTTGTTGAGCAGGCTATCGCGTTGAAATCAAATCAGGAAATCGAAGAGATGTTTAAAGATATTAACCTGCCTGTCAGGTAA